One window of the Solea senegalensis isolate Sse05_10M unplaced genomic scaffold, IFAPA_SoseM_1 scf7180000014308, whole genome shotgun sequence genome contains the following:
- the grip1 gene encoding glutamate receptor-interacting protein 1 isoform X2, which yields MERFLALLRLLSRRRRGRRYRADDDYQEGYEDVYYYTSKYSTHLLNEGPYGKHSVGSRPPDGALAIRRQSIPGVDEFRGCSVVELMKKEGTTLGLTVSGGIDKDGKPRVSNLRQGGIAARSDQLNVGDYIRSVNGINLAKFRHDEIISLLKNVGERVVLEVEYELPPVSVQGSGVMFKNVEVTLHKEGNSFGFVIRGGVHEDRNKSRPIVITTIRQSGPADREGTVKPGDRLLSIDGIRLHGSTLSEAMSILKQCGQEATLLVEYDVSVMDSVATASGPLLVEVAKATGSSLGVALSTSMFCSKQVIIIDKVKPASIADRCGALHAGDHILSVDGKSMEFCSLAEATQLLSASCQTVRMEILPQHQARPALNAPQHVKVQRSPRPLPWETGGSAPILPPYHYNTYHPDQSGARSHNRHTNNPPLSHSFSPGSMSAYSLSSLNMNTLPRNMYPTSPRGTLMRRKSKKKDFKSSLSLASSTVGLAGQVVHTETTEVTLLGDGIMGFGLQLQGGVFATETLSSPPLIAYIDPDSPAERCGILQIGDRILSINGVPTEDSTLEETNQLLRDSSITAQLTLEIEFDVAESVIPSSGTFHVKLPKKPGVELGITISSPSNRKPGDPLIISDIKKGSVAHRTGTLELGDKLLAIDNIRVENCSMEEAVQILQQCEELVKLKIRKDEDNSDEQEVSGSIIYTVELQRYGGPLGITISGTEEPFDPIIISSLSKGGLAERTGAIHVGDRILAINSSSLKGKPLSEAISLLQQAGETVTLKIKKQGELSSPKSCVIGPGLGQENQDGEEEPIITITPPSGQRAFCTLPSVDSAVESWDGSNMDSSFTTSAPPFQSYSFHEWRNAKSTNSQSSSSTRQRTNPLSDLGLTDDDWDRPPLGGACNLPSGLISDSRFTVGHDGAEPDQEENFWSQALEDLETCGQSGILRELEATIMSGSTLSLNHDPTPTRSTLGRQASFQERSNSRPQVTPRSNTLPSDPQRRAFAMRKMRQEVNEILNQNPVELHKLTLEKATDLEDFGFSVSDGLLDRGVYINNIRPGGPAERGGLRAFDRILQINHVRTRDFDCCLVVPLIAESPNRLDLVISRSPTSSLLANHNDGTANNSHSPQSIGNELGPSELLIGHGEDCGPIKWSQPGDGLGVGLGLGLGQMNNSSS from the exons ATGAAGGGCCGTACGGCAAACACTCCGTGGGGTCCAGACCTCCAGATGGGGCGCTGGCCATCAGGAGGCAGAGTAtaccag GCGTAGACGAGTTTCGGGGCTGTTCGGTGGTGGAGCTGATGAAGAAGGAGGGGACGACGCTGGGGCTGACGGTGTCAGGCGGCATCGACAAGGACGGGAAACCCCGGGTTTCGAACCTGCGGCAGGGAGGCATCGCCGCCAG GAGCGACCAGCTGAACGTGGGCGACTACATCCGCTCCGTCAACGGCATCAACCTCGCCAAGTTCCGACACGACGAGATCATCAGTCTGCTGAAGAACGTCGGCGAGCGCGTCGTCCTGGAGGTGGAGTACGAGCTGCCCCCTGTCT cagtgcaggggtcaggggtcatgTTCAAGAACGTGGAAGTCACGCTTCACAAAGAGGGAAACAGCTTCGGCTTCGTCATCAGAG GTGGTGTCCATGAAGACAGGAACAAGTCTCGTCCCATCGTCATAACAACCATCAGACAAAGTGGACCAGCTGACAG AGAAGGAACGGTCAAACCGGGAGATCGGTTGCTAAGCATCGACGGGATTCGTCTCCACGGCAGCACGTTATCAGAGGCCATGAGCATCCTGAAGCAGTGCGGACAGGAAGCTACGCTGCTGGTGGAGTACGACGTCTCCGTGATGG ACTCGGTTGCCACGGCGTCAGGGCCGCTGCTGGTTGAGGTCGCCAAGGCGACGGGCTCCAGTCTGGGCGTGGCTCTTTCCACTTCCATGTTCTGCAGCAAGCAGGTCATCATCATCGACAAGGTCAAACCAGCCAGTATAGCAGACAG gtgtggcGCTCTTCATGCTGGAGATCACATTCTGTCCGTCGATGGGAAGTCGATGGAGTTTTGTTCTCTGGCTGAAGCCACTCAGCTTCTCTCTGCGTCCTGTCAGACCGTCCGCATGGAGATCCTGCCACAGCACCAGGCCCGACCGGCCCTGAACGCACCACAGCACG tcaagGTACAGCGTAGTCCCCGCCCTCTCCCTTGGGAGACTGGAGGCTCCGCCCCCATCCTCCCTCCCTACCACTACAACACGTACCACCCCGACCAATCAGGTGCCAGATCGCACAACCGCCATACAAACAACCCTC cgcTCAGTCACTCGTTCTCTCCCGGCTCCATGTCGGCCTATAGTCTCTCGTCCCTCAACATGAACACGCTGCCCAGGAACATGTATCCCACGAGTCCCCGGGGGACACTGATGAGGAGGAAAAGCAAGAAGAAGGACTTTAAGAGCTCAC TGTCTCTTGCGTCGAGCACCGTCGGACTCGCCGGTCAGGTCGTTCACACGGAGACCACAGAGGTGACGTTGCTAGGCGACGGCATCATGGGGTTCGGCCTGCAGCTGCAGGGCGGAGTGTTCGCCACAGAAACGCTGTCGTCGCCACCGCTTATCGCATACATCGACCCCGACAGCCCTGCAGAGAG atgtggcATCCTGCAGATCGGGGACAGGATTTTGTCCATAAATGGAGTTCCTACTGAAGACTCCACTCTGGAGGAAACCAATCAGCTGCTCAGAGACTCGTCCATCACTGCTCAGCTCACACTGGAGATCGAGTTTGACGTGGctg AGTCGGTCATCCCGAGTTCCGGAACGTTCCACGTGAAACTCCCGAAGAAGCCGGGGGTGGAGCTGGGAATCACCATCAGCT CTCCGTCCAACAGGAAACCAGGTGACCCTCTGATCATCTCTGACATCAAGAAAGGCAGCGTCGCACACAg GACGGGGACGCTGGAGCTTGGAGACAAGCTGCTCGCCATCGACAACATCCGTGTGGAGAACTGCTCGATGGAGGAGGCGGTTCAGATCCTGCAGCAGTGCGAGGAACTCGTCAAGCTGAAGATCCGCAAAGACGAAGACAACTCAG ACGAACAGGAAGTGTCTGGCTCCATCATCTACACGGTGGAGCTGCAGCGCTACGGTGGCCCGCTGGGAATCACCATCTCAGGCACCGAGGAGCCGTTTGACCCCATCATCATCTCGTCCCTGAGCAAAGGTGGACTCGCAGAGAG gaccGGCGCGATCCACGTCGGCGATCGCATCCTGGcgatcaacagcagcagcctgaaAGGAAAACCTCTGAGCGAGGCCATCAGTCTGCTCCAGCAGGCGGGCGAGACAGTCACGCTGAAGATCAAGAAGCAGGGCGAgt tgTCGAGTCCGAAGTCCTGCGTGATTGGTCCGGGTCTGGGTCAGGAGAACCAGGATGGGGAGGAGGAGCCTATAATCACGATCACGCCCCCATCAGGCCAGAGAGCGTTCTGCACACTGCCGTCCGTTGACAGCGCCGTGGAGTCGTGGGACGGATCCAACATGGACAGCAGCTTCACCACGTCGG CTCCTCCGTTCCAGTCGTACAGTTTCCACGAATGGCGCAACGCCAAGTCGACCAACAGCCAATCGTCTTCGTCCACTCGCCAGCGAACCAATCCGCTGTCAGATCTGGGCCTGACTGACGATGACTGGGACCGCCCACCACTCGGAGG AGCCTGTAACCTGCCCAGCGGTCTAATCTCTGACAGCAG GTTCACTGTGGGGCATGATGGTGCGGAACCGGACCAGGAGGAGAACTTCTGGTCTCAGGCTCTGGAAGATCTGGAGACCTGCGGCCAGAGCGGCATCCTCAGAGAGCTGGAG GCAACCATCATGTCAGGCTCCACCCTCAGTCTGAACCATGACCCCACCCCCACGCGCAGCACTCTGGGACGCCAAGCTAGTTTCCAGGAACGCAGCAACTCTCGGCCACAG GTGACGCCGAGATCCAACACCTTACCCTCCGATCCCCAGCGCCGAGCCTTCGCCATGAGAAAAATGAGGCAAGAAGTCAATGAAATCCTCAACCAGAACCCTGTGGAACTCCATAAG TTGACTCTAGAGAAGGCCACAGATTTGGAGGACTTTGGTTTTAGTGTTTCTGATGGTTTGTTGGACCGCGGTGTCTACATTAACAACATCCGACCAGGTGGTCCTGCAGAGCGAGGTGGCCTCCGAGCCTTCGATCGAATACTGCAG ATAAACCACGTTCGTACCCGGGACTTCGACTGCTGCTTAGTCGTTCCTCTAATTGCAGAGTCTCCAAATCGCTTGGATCTCGTCATAAGCCGAAGCCCCACCTCCTCCCTGCTGGCCAATCACAATGATGGCACCGCCAACAACAGCCACTCCCCTCAGTCAATTGGCAATGAGCTGGGACCGTCGGAGCTTCTGATTGGCCATGGAGAGGATTGTGGTCCAATCAAGTGGAGCCAACCTGGAGATGGACTGGGGGTGGGGCTTGGGCTTGGGCTTGGGCAGATGAATAATAGCTCCTCATAG
- the grip1 gene encoding glutamate receptor-interacting protein 1 isoform X7, whose product MPGWKKNIPACLQPDEEGDEGPYGKHSVGSRPPDGALAIRRQSIPVGVDEFRGCSVVELMKKEGTTLGLTVSGGIDKDGKPRVSNLRQGGIAARSDQLNVGDYIRSVNGINLAKFRHDEIISLLKNVGERVVLEVEYELPPVSVQGSGVMFKNVEVTLHKEGNSFGFVIRGGVHEDRNKSRPIVITTIRQSGPADREGTVKPGDRLLSIDGIRLHGSTLSEAMSILKQCGQEATLLVEYDVSVMDSVATASGPLLVEVAKATGSSLGVALSTSMFCSKQVIIIDKVKPASIADRCGALHAGDHILSVDGKSMEFCSLAEATQLLSASCQTVRMEILPQHQARPALNAPQHVKVQRSPRPLPWETGGSAPILPPYHYNTYHPDQSGARSHNRHTNNPPLSHSFSPGSMSAYSLSSLNMNTLPRNMYPTSPRGTLMRRKSKKKDFKSSLSLASSTVGLAGQVVHTETTEVTLLGDGIMGFGLQLQGGVFATETLSSPPLIAYIDPDSPAERCGILQIGDRILSINGVPTEDSTLEETNQLLRDSSITAQLTLEIEFDVAESVIPSSGTFHVKLPKKPGVELGITISSPSNRKPGDPLIISDIKKGSVAHRTGTLELGDKLLAIDNIRVENCSMEEAVQILQQCEELVKLKIRKDEDNSDEQEVSGSIIYTVELQRYGGPLGITISGTEEPFDPIIISSLSKGGLAERTGAIHVGDRILAINSSSLKGKPLSEAISLLQQAGETVTLKIKKQGELSSPKSCVIGPGLGQENQDGEEEPIITITPPSGQRAFCTLPSVDSAVESWDGSNMDSSFTTSAPPFQSYSFHEWRNAKSTNSQSSSSTRQRTNPLSDLGLTDDDWDRPPLGGACNLPSGLISDSRFTVGHDGAEPDQEENFWSQALEDLETCGQSGILRELEATIMSGSTLSLNHDPTPTRSTLGRQASFQERSNSRPQVTPRSNTLPSDPQRRAFAMRKMRQEVNEILNQNPVELHKLTLEKATDLEDFGFSVSDGLLDRGVYINNIRPGGPAERGGLRAFDRILQINHVRTRDFDCCLVVPLIAESPNRLDLVISRSPTSSLLANHNDGTANNSHSPQSIGNELGPSELLIGHGEDCGPIKWSQPGDGLGVGLGLGLGQMNNSSS is encoded by the exons ATGAAGGGCCGTACGGCAAACACTCCGTGGGGTCCAGACCTCCAGATGGGGCGCTGGCCATCAGGAGGCAGAGTAtaccag TGGGCGTAGACGAGTTTCGGGGCTGTTCGGTGGTGGAGCTGATGAAGAAGGAGGGGACGACGCTGGGGCTGACGGTGTCAGGCGGCATCGACAAGGACGGGAAACCCCGGGTTTCGAACCTGCGGCAGGGAGGCATCGCCGCCAG GAGCGACCAGCTGAACGTGGGCGACTACATCCGCTCCGTCAACGGCATCAACCTCGCCAAGTTCCGACACGACGAGATCATCAGTCTGCTGAAGAACGTCGGCGAGCGCGTCGTCCTGGAGGTGGAGTACGAGCTGCCCCCTGTCT cagtgcaggggtcaggggtcatgTTCAAGAACGTGGAAGTCACGCTTCACAAAGAGGGAAACAGCTTCGGCTTCGTCATCAGAG GTGGTGTCCATGAAGACAGGAACAAGTCTCGTCCCATCGTCATAACAACCATCAGACAAAGTGGACCAGCTGACAG AGAAGGAACGGTCAAACCGGGAGATCGGTTGCTAAGCATCGACGGGATTCGTCTCCACGGCAGCACGTTATCAGAGGCCATGAGCATCCTGAAGCAGTGCGGACAGGAAGCTACGCTGCTGGTGGAGTACGACGTCTCCGTGATGG ACTCGGTTGCCACGGCGTCAGGGCCGCTGCTGGTTGAGGTCGCCAAGGCGACGGGCTCCAGTCTGGGCGTGGCTCTTTCCACTTCCATGTTCTGCAGCAAGCAGGTCATCATCATCGACAAGGTCAAACCAGCCAGTATAGCAGACAG gtgtggcGCTCTTCATGCTGGAGATCACATTCTGTCCGTCGATGGGAAGTCGATGGAGTTTTGTTCTCTGGCTGAAGCCACTCAGCTTCTCTCTGCGTCCTGTCAGACCGTCCGCATGGAGATCCTGCCACAGCACCAGGCCCGACCGGCCCTGAACGCACCACAGCACG tcaagGTACAGCGTAGTCCCCGCCCTCTCCCTTGGGAGACTGGAGGCTCCGCCCCCATCCTCCCTCCCTACCACTACAACACGTACCACCCCGACCAATCAGGTGCCAGATCGCACAACCGCCATACAAACAACCCTC cgcTCAGTCACTCGTTCTCTCCCGGCTCCATGTCGGCCTATAGTCTCTCGTCCCTCAACATGAACACGCTGCCCAGGAACATGTATCCCACGAGTCCCCGGGGGACACTGATGAGGAGGAAAAGCAAGAAGAAGGACTTTAAGAGCTCAC TGTCTCTTGCGTCGAGCACCGTCGGACTCGCCGGTCAGGTCGTTCACACGGAGACCACAGAGGTGACGTTGCTAGGCGACGGCATCATGGGGTTCGGCCTGCAGCTGCAGGGCGGAGTGTTCGCCACAGAAACGCTGTCGTCGCCACCGCTTATCGCATACATCGACCCCGACAGCCCTGCAGAGAG atgtggcATCCTGCAGATCGGGGACAGGATTTTGTCCATAAATGGAGTTCCTACTGAAGACTCCACTCTGGAGGAAACCAATCAGCTGCTCAGAGACTCGTCCATCACTGCTCAGCTCACACTGGAGATCGAGTTTGACGTGGctg AGTCGGTCATCCCGAGTTCCGGAACGTTCCACGTGAAACTCCCGAAGAAGCCGGGGGTGGAGCTGGGAATCACCATCAGCT CTCCGTCCAACAGGAAACCAGGTGACCCTCTGATCATCTCTGACATCAAGAAAGGCAGCGTCGCACACAg GACGGGGACGCTGGAGCTTGGAGACAAGCTGCTCGCCATCGACAACATCCGTGTGGAGAACTGCTCGATGGAGGAGGCGGTTCAGATCCTGCAGCAGTGCGAGGAACTCGTCAAGCTGAAGATCCGCAAAGACGAAGACAACTCAG ACGAACAGGAAGTGTCTGGCTCCATCATCTACACGGTGGAGCTGCAGCGCTACGGTGGCCCGCTGGGAATCACCATCTCAGGCACCGAGGAGCCGTTTGACCCCATCATCATCTCGTCCCTGAGCAAAGGTGGACTCGCAGAGAG gaccGGCGCGATCCACGTCGGCGATCGCATCCTGGcgatcaacagcagcagcctgaaAGGAAAACCTCTGAGCGAGGCCATCAGTCTGCTCCAGCAGGCGGGCGAGACAGTCACGCTGAAGATCAAGAAGCAGGGCGAgt tgTCGAGTCCGAAGTCCTGCGTGATTGGTCCGGGTCTGGGTCAGGAGAACCAGGATGGGGAGGAGGAGCCTATAATCACGATCACGCCCCCATCAGGCCAGAGAGCGTTCTGCACACTGCCGTCCGTTGACAGCGCCGTGGAGTCGTGGGACGGATCCAACATGGACAGCAGCTTCACCACGTCGG CTCCTCCGTTCCAGTCGTACAGTTTCCACGAATGGCGCAACGCCAAGTCGACCAACAGCCAATCGTCTTCGTCCACTCGCCAGCGAACCAATCCGCTGTCAGATCTGGGCCTGACTGACGATGACTGGGACCGCCCACCACTCGGAGG AGCCTGTAACCTGCCCAGCGGTCTAATCTCTGACAGCAG GTTCACTGTGGGGCATGATGGTGCGGAACCGGACCAGGAGGAGAACTTCTGGTCTCAGGCTCTGGAAGATCTGGAGACCTGCGGCCAGAGCGGCATCCTCAGAGAGCTGGAG GCAACCATCATGTCAGGCTCCACCCTCAGTCTGAACCATGACCCCACCCCCACGCGCAGCACTCTGGGACGCCAAGCTAGTTTCCAGGAACGCAGCAACTCTCGGCCACAG GTGACGCCGAGATCCAACACCTTACCCTCCGATCCCCAGCGCCGAGCCTTCGCCATGAGAAAAATGAGGCAAGAAGTCAATGAAATCCTCAACCAGAACCCTGTGGAACTCCATAAG TTGACTCTAGAGAAGGCCACAGATTTGGAGGACTTTGGTTTTAGTGTTTCTGATGGTTTGTTGGACCGCGGTGTCTACATTAACAACATCCGACCAGGTGGTCCTGCAGAGCGAGGTGGCCTCCGAGCCTTCGATCGAATACTGCAG ATAAACCACGTTCGTACCCGGGACTTCGACTGCTGCTTAGTCGTTCCTCTAATTGCAGAGTCTCCAAATCGCTTGGATCTCGTCATAAGCCGAAGCCCCACCTCCTCCCTGCTGGCCAATCACAATGATGGCACCGCCAACAACAGCCACTCCCCTCAGTCAATTGGCAATGAGCTGGGACCGTCGGAGCTTCTGATTGGCCATGGAGAGGATTGTGGTCCAATCAAGTGGAGCCAACCTGGAGATGGACTGGGGGTGGGGCTTGGGCTTGGGCTTGGGCAGATGAATAATAGCTCCTCATAG
- the grip1 gene encoding glutamate receptor-interacting protein 1 isoform X4 encodes MERFLALLRLLSRRRRGRRYRADDDYQEGYEDVYYYTSKYSTHLLNEGPYGKHSVGSRPPDGALAIRRQSIPVGVDEFRGCSVVELMKKEGTTLGLTVSGGIDKDGKPRVSNLRQGGIAARSDQLNVGDYIRSVNGINLAKFRHDEIISLLKNVGERVVLEVEYELPPVSVQGSGVMFKNVEVTLHKEGNSFGFVIRGGVHEDRNKSRPIVITTIRQSGPADREGTVKPGDRLLSIDGIRLHGSTLSEAMSILKQCGQEATLLVEYDVSVMDSVATASGPLLVEVAKATGSSLGVALSTSMFCSKQVIIIDKVKPASIADRCGALHAGDHILSVDGKSMEFCSLAEATQLLSASCQTVRMEILPQHQARPALNAPQHVKVQRSPRPLPWETGGSAPILPPYHYNTYHPDQSGARSHNRHTNNPPLSHSFSPGSMSAYSLSSLNMNTLPRNMYPTSPRGTLMRRKSKKKDFKSSLSLASSTVGLAGQVVHTETTEVTLLGDGIMGFGLQLQGGVFATETLSSPPLIAYIDPDSPAERCGILQIGDRILSINGVPTEDSTLEETNQLLRDSSITAQLTLEIEFDVAESVIPSSGTFHVKLPKKPGVELGITISSPSNRKPGDPLIISDIKKGSVAHRTGTLELGDKLLAIDNIRVENCSMEEAVQILQQCEELVKLKIRKDEDNSDEQEVSGSIIYTVELQRYGGPLGITISGTEEPFDPIIISSLSKGGLAERTGAIHVGDRILAINSSSLKGKPLSEAISLLQQAGETVTLKIKKQVSSPKSCVIGPGLGQENQDGEEEPIITITPPSGQRAFCTLPSVDSAVESWDGSNMDSSFTTSAPPFQSYSFHEWRNAKSTNSQSSSSTRQRTNPLSDLGLTDDDWDRPPLGGACNLPSGLISDSRFTVGHDGAEPDQEENFWSQALEDLETCGQSGILRELEATIMSGSTLSLNHDPTPTRSTLGRQASFQERSNSRPQVTPRSNTLPSDPQRRAFAMRKMRQEVNEILNQNPVELHKLTLEKATDLEDFGFSVSDGLLDRGVYINNIRPGGPAERGGLRAFDRILQINHVRTRDFDCCLVVPLIAESPNRLDLVISRSPTSSLLANHNDGTANNSHSPQSIGNELGPSELLIGHGEDCGPIKWSQPGDGLGVGLGLGLGQMNNSSS; translated from the exons ATGAAGGGCCGTACGGCAAACACTCCGTGGGGTCCAGACCTCCAGATGGGGCGCTGGCCATCAGGAGGCAGAGTAtaccag TGGGCGTAGACGAGTTTCGGGGCTGTTCGGTGGTGGAGCTGATGAAGAAGGAGGGGACGACGCTGGGGCTGACGGTGTCAGGCGGCATCGACAAGGACGGGAAACCCCGGGTTTCGAACCTGCGGCAGGGAGGCATCGCCGCCAG GAGCGACCAGCTGAACGTGGGCGACTACATCCGCTCCGTCAACGGCATCAACCTCGCCAAGTTCCGACACGACGAGATCATCAGTCTGCTGAAGAACGTCGGCGAGCGCGTCGTCCTGGAGGTGGAGTACGAGCTGCCCCCTGTCT cagtgcaggggtcaggggtcatgTTCAAGAACGTGGAAGTCACGCTTCACAAAGAGGGAAACAGCTTCGGCTTCGTCATCAGAG GTGGTGTCCATGAAGACAGGAACAAGTCTCGTCCCATCGTCATAACAACCATCAGACAAAGTGGACCAGCTGACAG AGAAGGAACGGTCAAACCGGGAGATCGGTTGCTAAGCATCGACGGGATTCGTCTCCACGGCAGCACGTTATCAGAGGCCATGAGCATCCTGAAGCAGTGCGGACAGGAAGCTACGCTGCTGGTGGAGTACGACGTCTCCGTGATGG ACTCGGTTGCCACGGCGTCAGGGCCGCTGCTGGTTGAGGTCGCCAAGGCGACGGGCTCCAGTCTGGGCGTGGCTCTTTCCACTTCCATGTTCTGCAGCAAGCAGGTCATCATCATCGACAAGGTCAAACCAGCCAGTATAGCAGACAG gtgtggcGCTCTTCATGCTGGAGATCACATTCTGTCCGTCGATGGGAAGTCGATGGAGTTTTGTTCTCTGGCTGAAGCCACTCAGCTTCTCTCTGCGTCCTGTCAGACCGTCCGCATGGAGATCCTGCCACAGCACCAGGCCCGACCGGCCCTGAACGCACCACAGCACG tcaagGTACAGCGTAGTCCCCGCCCTCTCCCTTGGGAGACTGGAGGCTCCGCCCCCATCCTCCCTCCCTACCACTACAACACGTACCACCCCGACCAATCAGGTGCCAGATCGCACAACCGCCATACAAACAACCCTC cgcTCAGTCACTCGTTCTCTCCCGGCTCCATGTCGGCCTATAGTCTCTCGTCCCTCAACATGAACACGCTGCCCAGGAACATGTATCCCACGAGTCCCCGGGGGACACTGATGAGGAGGAAAAGCAAGAAGAAGGACTTTAAGAGCTCAC TGTCTCTTGCGTCGAGCACCGTCGGACTCGCCGGTCAGGTCGTTCACACGGAGACCACAGAGGTGACGTTGCTAGGCGACGGCATCATGGGGTTCGGCCTGCAGCTGCAGGGCGGAGTGTTCGCCACAGAAACGCTGTCGTCGCCACCGCTTATCGCATACATCGACCCCGACAGCCCTGCAGAGAG atgtggcATCCTGCAGATCGGGGACAGGATTTTGTCCATAAATGGAGTTCCTACTGAAGACTCCACTCTGGAGGAAACCAATCAGCTGCTCAGAGACTCGTCCATCACTGCTCAGCTCACACTGGAGATCGAGTTTGACGTGGctg AGTCGGTCATCCCGAGTTCCGGAACGTTCCACGTGAAACTCCCGAAGAAGCCGGGGGTGGAGCTGGGAATCACCATCAGCT CTCCGTCCAACAGGAAACCAGGTGACCCTCTGATCATCTCTGACATCAAGAAAGGCAGCGTCGCACACAg GACGGGGACGCTGGAGCTTGGAGACAAGCTGCTCGCCATCGACAACATCCGTGTGGAGAACTGCTCGATGGAGGAGGCGGTTCAGATCCTGCAGCAGTGCGAGGAACTCGTCAAGCTGAAGATCCGCAAAGACGAAGACAACTCAG ACGAACAGGAAGTGTCTGGCTCCATCATCTACACGGTGGAGCTGCAGCGCTACGGTGGCCCGCTGGGAATCACCATCTCAGGCACCGAGGAGCCGTTTGACCCCATCATCATCTCGTCCCTGAGCAAAGGTGGACTCGCAGAGAG gaccGGCGCGATCCACGTCGGCGATCGCATCCTGGcgatcaacagcagcagcctgaaAGGAAAACCTCTGAGCGAGGCCATCAGTCTGCTCCAGCAGGCGGGCGAGACAGTCACGCTGAAGATCAAGAAGCAGG tgTCGAGTCCGAAGTCCTGCGTGATTGGTCCGGGTCTGGGTCAGGAGAACCAGGATGGGGAGGAGGAGCCTATAATCACGATCACGCCCCCATCAGGCCAGAGAGCGTTCTGCACACTGCCGTCCGTTGACAGCGCCGTGGAGTCGTGGGACGGATCCAACATGGACAGCAGCTTCACCACGTCGG CTCCTCCGTTCCAGTCGTACAGTTTCCACGAATGGCGCAACGCCAAGTCGACCAACAGCCAATCGTCTTCGTCCACTCGCCAGCGAACCAATCCGCTGTCAGATCTGGGCCTGACTGACGATGACTGGGACCGCCCACCACTCGGAGG AGCCTGTAACCTGCCCAGCGGTCTAATCTCTGACAGCAG GTTCACTGTGGGGCATGATGGTGCGGAACCGGACCAGGAGGAGAACTTCTGGTCTCAGGCTCTGGAAGATCTGGAGACCTGCGGCCAGAGCGGCATCCTCAGAGAGCTGGAG GCAACCATCATGTCAGGCTCCACCCTCAGTCTGAACCATGACCCCACCCCCACGCGCAGCACTCTGGGACGCCAAGCTAGTTTCCAGGAACGCAGCAACTCTCGGCCACAG GTGACGCCGAGATCCAACACCTTACCCTCCGATCCCCAGCGCCGAGCCTTCGCCATGAGAAAAATGAGGCAAGAAGTCAATGAAATCCTCAACCAGAACCCTGTGGAACTCCATAAG TTGACTCTAGAGAAGGCCACAGATTTGGAGGACTTTGGTTTTAGTGTTTCTGATGGTTTGTTGGACCGCGGTGTCTACATTAACAACATCCGACCAGGTGGTCCTGCAGAGCGAGGTGGCCTCCGAGCCTTCGATCGAATACTGCAG ATAAACCACGTTCGTACCCGGGACTTCGACTGCTGCTTAGTCGTTCCTCTAATTGCAGAGTCTCCAAATCGCTTGGATCTCGTCATAAGCCGAAGCCCCACCTCCTCCCTGCTGGCCAATCACAATGATGGCACCGCCAACAACAGCCACTCCCCTCAGTCAATTGGCAATGAGCTGGGACCGTCGGAGCTTCTGATTGGCCATGGAGAGGATTGTGGTCCAATCAAGTGGAGCCAACCTGGAGATGGACTGGGGGTGGGGCTTGGGCTTGGGCTTGGGCAGATGAATAATAGCTCCTCATAG